A genomic window from Arthrobacter sp. FW305-BF8 includes:
- a CDS encoding OsmC family protein — MATTRNAHTVWTGSLTEGSGNTTLDSSGLGTFDVTWKARTEAAGGKTSPEELIAAAHSACFSMAFSHELSQAGFTPDEVNTKAEVGFQPGTGITGSHLTLNARIPGISEEDFQRIAESAKKGCPVSQALTGIEITLDATLAS; from the coding sequence ATGGCTACAACACGCAACGCGCACACTGTATGGACCGGCAGCCTGACGGAGGGTTCAGGCAACACCACGCTGGACAGCTCGGGCCTCGGCACGTTCGACGTCACCTGGAAGGCCCGCACCGAAGCGGCAGGCGGCAAGACCAGCCCCGAGGAACTCATCGCCGCGGCACACTCCGCATGTTTCTCCATGGCGTTCAGCCACGAGCTGAGCCAGGCCGGCTTCACCCCGGACGAAGTAAACACCAAGGCAGAGGTCGGCTTCCAGCCCGGCACCGGCATCACCGGCAGCCACCTGACGCTGAACGCCCGCATCCCCGGCATCTCCGAGGAGGACTTCCAGCGCATCGCAGAATCCGCCAAGAAGGGCTGCCCGGTATCGCAGGCCCTGACCGGCATCGAGATCACCCTGGACGCCACGCTGGCCTCCTGA
- the sucB gene encoding 2-oxoglutarate dehydrogenase, E2 component, dihydrolipoamide succinyltransferase: MSESVNLPALGESVTEGTVTRWLKQVGDRVEVDEPLLEVSTDKVDTEIPSPIAGVIEEILVAEDETAEVGAPLVRIGDGSGGGAAEEAPAAAPAEEAPAAAPAAPAEEAPAAAPAQEAPAAEAAPASSGEGHEVTLPALGESVTEGTVTRWLKAIGDTVAVDEPLLEVSTDKVDTEIPSPVAGTLQEIRVNEDETAEVGSVLAVIGSGAAAPAAAPEKPAEAPAAPAAEQPAPAAEKPAEAPAPAQAAAPAPAPQAAPAPQAAPAPQAAPAPQAAPAAGGESGYVTPLVRKLANQHGVDIASVSGTGVGGRIRKQDVLAAAESKAAPAAAAQATPAASAAPSAAASSLRGTVKKAPRIRQVIARRMRESLDVSTQLTQVHEVDMTKVAKLRLKAKNSFQAQNGVKLTFLPFIAKAVAEALKQHATLNAAYDEDKQEITYHNAEHLAIAVDTDKGLLVPVISDAGSLNLAGLAGKIADVADRTRNGKIGPDELSGGTFSITNIGSVGALFDTPIINQPQVGILGTGAIVKRPVVVQDENGDDSIAIRSMMYLSLTYDHRLVDGADAGRFLQTLKARLEEGAFEADLGL, encoded by the coding sequence ATGTCTGAATCCGTTAACTTGCCCGCCCTCGGTGAGAGCGTCACCGAAGGAACTGTCACCCGCTGGCTCAAGCAGGTAGGTGACCGGGTAGAGGTGGACGAACCGCTGCTCGAGGTTTCCACCGACAAAGTAGACACTGAAATCCCCTCTCCGATCGCCGGCGTCATCGAGGAAATCCTCGTCGCCGAAGATGAGACCGCTGAAGTTGGCGCCCCGCTGGTGCGCATCGGTGACGGCTCGGGCGGCGGCGCTGCCGAAGAGGCGCCCGCAGCAGCCCCCGCCGAAGAGGCACCTGCAGCAGCCCCCGCAGCACCCGCCGAAGAAGCACCCGCTGCAGCACCCGCCCAGGAAGCACCTGCCGCGGAAGCAGCACCCGCCTCCTCCGGCGAAGGCCACGAGGTCACCCTGCCGGCACTCGGCGAGAGCGTCACCGAAGGCACCGTCACCCGCTGGCTGAAGGCCATTGGCGACACCGTTGCAGTTGATGAGCCGCTGCTCGAGGTCTCCACCGACAAGGTGGACACCGAGATCCCGTCCCCCGTAGCCGGCACGCTGCAGGAAATCCGCGTCAACGAGGACGAGACCGCCGAGGTTGGCTCCGTCCTCGCCGTCATCGGATCCGGCGCCGCTGCTCCTGCTGCGGCTCCCGAAAAGCCCGCCGAGGCTCCCGCCGCCCCCGCAGCGGAACAGCCTGCCCCGGCAGCTGAGAAGCCCGCCGAAGCCCCTGCTCCCGCCCAGGCTGCAGCGCCCGCACCGGCACCGCAGGCTGCACCGGCACCGCAGGCAGCACCGGCTCCCCAGGCAGCACCGGCACCGCAGGCCGCTCCGGCCGCAGGCGGCGAGTCCGGCTACGTCACACCCCTGGTCCGCAAGCTCGCCAACCAGCACGGCGTGGACATCGCTTCCGTCTCCGGCACGGGCGTTGGCGGCCGCATCCGCAAGCAGGACGTCCTGGCCGCTGCTGAATCCAAGGCTGCTCCGGCAGCCGCAGCACAGGCAACCCCTGCCGCCTCCGCAGCTCCGTCGGCCGCAGCGTCCTCGCTGCGCGGCACCGTGAAGAAGGCGCCGCGGATCCGCCAGGTCATCGCCCGCCGCATGCGTGAGTCGCTGGATGTTTCCACCCAGCTGACCCAGGTGCACGAAGTGGACATGACCAAGGTGGCTAAGCTCCGCCTCAAGGCCAAGAACTCGTTCCAGGCCCAGAACGGCGTCAAGCTCACCTTCCTGCCCTTCATCGCCAAGGCCGTGGCCGAGGCCCTCAAGCAGCACGCCACGCTCAACGCTGCGTACGACGAGGACAAGCAGGAAATCACCTACCACAACGCCGAGCACCTGGCGATCGCCGTCGACACGGACAAGGGCCTGCTGGTTCCGGTCATCTCGGATGCCGGGAGCCTGAACCTCGCCGGCCTGGCCGGCAAGATCGCCGATGTGGCGGACCGCACCCGCAACGGCAAGATCGGCCCGGACGAACTGTCCGGCGGTACGTTCAGCATCACCAACATCGGCTCCGTCGGTGCGCTGTTCGACACCCCGATCATCAACCAGCCGCAGGTCGGCATCCTGGGCACCGGTGCGATCGTCAAGCGCCCCGTAGTGGTCCAGGACGAGAACGGTGACGACTCGATCGCCATCCGCTCCATGATGTACCTGTCCCTCACCTACGACCACCGCCTGGTGGACGGTGCGGATGCCGGTCGCTTCCTGCAGACGCTGAAGGCCCGCCTCGAAGAGGGCGCGTTCGAAGCGGACCTGGGACTCTAG
- the lpdA gene encoding dihydrolipoyl dehydrogenase produces the protein MADQATAQEFDILVLGGGSGGYATALRAVQLGFTVGLVEKGKLGGTCLHNGCIPTKALLHSAELADHARDSAKYGVNVTLDSIDITAVNAYKDGIIAGKFKGLQGLIKSKGITVIEGEGKLQGTDTVVVNGTAYKGKNIVLATGSYSRSLPGLEIGGKVITSDEALTMDYIPKSAIILGGGVIGVEFASVWKSFGVDVTIVEGLPSLVPNEDATIVKNFERAFKKRGIKFSTGVFFQGVEQNNDGVKVTLVDGKTFEADLLLVAVGRGPVTANLGYEEAGLNIDRGFVITNERLHTGVGNIYAVGDIVPGVQLAHRGYQQGIFVAEEIAGLKPVIVEDVNIPKVTYSEPEIATVGYTEKAAKAKFGDDQVETQEYNLAGNGKSSILGTSGIVKLVRQKDGPVVGVHMIGARMGEQIGEAQLIVNWEAYPEDVAQLVHAHPTQNEALGEAHLALAGKPLHG, from the coding sequence GTGGCCGATCAGGCAACTGCGCAAGAATTCGACATCCTGGTACTCGGTGGTGGCAGCGGCGGGTACGCCACGGCTCTCCGGGCCGTTCAGCTTGGCTTCACCGTTGGCCTCGTGGAGAAGGGCAAGCTCGGCGGTACCTGCCTCCACAACGGCTGCATCCCCACCAAGGCGCTGCTGCACTCGGCCGAACTGGCAGACCACGCCCGCGACTCCGCCAAGTACGGCGTGAACGTGACCCTGGACAGCATCGACATCACCGCTGTCAACGCCTACAAAGACGGCATCATCGCCGGCAAGTTCAAGGGCCTGCAGGGCCTGATCAAGTCCAAGGGCATCACCGTCATCGAAGGTGAAGGCAAGCTGCAGGGCACCGACACCGTCGTCGTGAACGGCACGGCCTACAAGGGCAAGAACATCGTTCTCGCCACGGGCTCCTACTCGCGCTCCCTGCCGGGCCTGGAAATCGGCGGCAAGGTCATCACCTCCGACGAAGCCCTCACCATGGACTACATCCCCAAGAGCGCAATCATCCTGGGCGGCGGCGTGATCGGCGTCGAGTTCGCCTCGGTCTGGAAGTCCTTCGGCGTCGACGTCACCATCGTTGAAGGCCTGCCCTCCCTCGTCCCGAACGAGGACGCCACCATTGTCAAGAACTTTGAGCGTGCCTTCAAGAAGCGCGGCATCAAGTTCTCCACCGGCGTCTTCTTCCAGGGCGTCGAACAGAACAACGACGGCGTCAAGGTCACCCTTGTGGACGGCAAGACCTTCGAAGCCGACCTCCTGCTCGTGGCCGTCGGCCGTGGACCTGTCACGGCCAACCTCGGCTACGAAGAGGCCGGCCTGAACATCGACCGCGGCTTCGTCATCACCAACGAGCGCCTGCACACCGGCGTCGGCAACATCTACGCCGTCGGCGACATTGTCCCCGGCGTCCAGCTCGCCCACCGCGGCTACCAGCAGGGCATCTTCGTCGCCGAAGAGATTGCCGGCCTCAAGCCCGTCATCGTCGAAGACGTCAACATCCCCAAGGTCACCTACTCCGAGCCGGAAATTGCGACGGTCGGCTACACCGAGAAGGCCGCCAAGGCCAAGTTCGGTGACGACCAGGTGGAAACCCAGGAGTACAACCTGGCCGGAAACGGCAAGAGCTCCATCCTGGGCACCAGCGGCATCGTCAAGCTGGTCCGCCAGAAGGATGGCCCCGTCGTCGGCGTCCACATGATCGGTGCCCGCATGGGCGAGCAGATCGGCGAGGCCCAGCTGATCGTGAACTGGGAAGCGTACCCCGAGGACGTGGCCCAGCTGGTCCACGCCCACCCGACCCAGAACGAAGCCCTGGGCGAGGCGCACCTGGCGCTGGCCGGCAAGCCCCTCCACGGCTAA
- a CDS encoding leucyl aminopeptidase, whose product MVKNTEVNLSAIARDLKKAASDAVVIGVGQGTDGPFLLDNPLTAKSVEALAESLKVLGITGAPDQAVRLPGLPETGSGILVLAGVGKVGAGGKVTGEALRRAAGSAVRQLAGLSSVTLAFPTADIADVAAIAEGAALGAYSFTEFRSSKDGLKDPVANVAIFTELAGDKDLNGALDRARLLGKAVNATRSLVNQPPSHLYPESFADAAKELSKGLPVKVTVWDEKRLEKEGFGGIMGVGKGSARQPRLVKVEYSPAKATRKIALVGKGITFDTGGISIKPARGMGDMKSDMAGAAVVLNTVLAIAGLGLPVKATAWLCIAENMPSGAASRPADVLTMFGGKTVEVLNTDAEGRLVMADGIVAASQEYPDAIIDVATLTGAQLIALGNRTAGIMGAESVTGPLKAAADRAGELVWPMPLPEELRPSLDSQVADIANIGERHGGMMTAAVFLREFVGKDKGGQSIPWAHIDIAGPSFNNGAPYGYTPKQGTGCTVRTLVAYVEDLLA is encoded by the coding sequence GTGGTCAAGAATACTGAAGTCAACCTTAGTGCCATTGCAAGGGACCTGAAGAAGGCGGCAAGCGACGCAGTGGTCATCGGCGTCGGACAGGGCACCGACGGCCCGTTCCTGCTGGACAACCCGTTGACTGCGAAGTCCGTCGAGGCACTGGCCGAGTCCCTGAAGGTCCTCGGCATCACCGGCGCTCCGGACCAGGCGGTCCGCCTTCCCGGCCTTCCGGAAACGGGCTCCGGAATCCTGGTCCTGGCAGGCGTCGGCAAGGTCGGCGCCGGAGGAAAGGTTACAGGCGAGGCGCTGCGCCGCGCCGCCGGCTCCGCGGTCCGCCAGCTTGCCGGCCTGTCCTCGGTCACGCTGGCCTTCCCGACGGCGGATATCGCCGATGTTGCCGCCATCGCCGAGGGTGCCGCGCTAGGCGCGTACTCCTTCACCGAGTTTCGTTCATCCAAGGACGGGCTCAAGGATCCCGTGGCGAACGTCGCCATCTTCACTGAACTGGCCGGCGACAAGGACCTGAACGGGGCACTTGACCGTGCGCGCCTGCTGGGCAAGGCCGTCAACGCCACTCGCTCGCTCGTGAACCAGCCGCCGAGCCACCTCTACCCAGAGTCGTTCGCCGACGCCGCCAAGGAACTGTCAAAGGGACTGCCCGTCAAGGTCACGGTGTGGGACGAAAAGCGCCTGGAGAAGGAAGGCTTCGGCGGCATCATGGGCGTCGGCAAGGGCTCCGCCCGGCAGCCCCGGCTCGTCAAGGTGGAATACTCCCCCGCCAAGGCCACCCGGAAAATCGCCCTGGTCGGCAAGGGCATCACCTTCGACACTGGTGGCATTTCCATCAAGCCGGCCCGCGGCATGGGTGACATGAAGAGCGACATGGCGGGAGCCGCCGTCGTGCTTAATACGGTGCTGGCCATCGCGGGCCTGGGGCTGCCCGTCAAGGCAACCGCCTGGCTGTGCATTGCCGAGAACATGCCCTCCGGCGCTGCCTCCCGTCCCGCCGACGTGCTGACCATGTTCGGCGGCAAGACGGTGGAAGTGTTGAACACCGACGCCGAAGGCCGGCTGGTGATGGCCGACGGCATCGTCGCGGCAAGCCAGGAATACCCAGACGCCATCATCGATGTTGCCACCCTGACCGGCGCCCAGCTGATCGCGCTCGGGAACCGCACCGCCGGCATCATGGGCGCGGAGAGCGTGACCGGCCCGCTGAAAGCGGCCGCGGACAGGGCCGGCGAACTCGTGTGGCCCATGCCCCTGCCGGAGGAGCTGCGGCCGAGCCTCGACTCCCAGGTGGCGGACATCGCCAACATCGGTGAGCGCCACGGCGGCATGATGACGGCAGCCGTGTTCCTGCGCGAGTTCGTAGGCAAGGACAAGGGCGGCCAGAGCATCCCCTGGGCGCACATCGACATCGCCGGACCGTCGTTCAACAACGGGGCGCCCTACGGCTACACGCCGAAGCAGGGCACCGGCTGCACCGTGCGCACGCTCGTGGCCTACGTTGAGGATCTCCTGGCCTAG
- a CDS encoding proteasome assembly chaperone family protein: MFERISGSLLDPDALYAKNIGLFHNPELRGLNLVMGFTGFADAGHVVRQITDELLDTLDSERVAVFDADQLMDYRSRRPHVTFVEDHLQDYQPPTLALYRLVDGLGKPFLFLAGFEPDLQWERFARAVVQIVEALDVNLVTWIHSIPMPVPHTRPVGVTVHGNRPELIEGISSWKPTVEVPAAVGHVLELRLTDAGRNVAGYVIHVPHYLAEAEYPTAAVAGLEYLGAATSLMLPTDRLRESGREVGRQIAEQIEASEEVQQVVARLEARYDEKAEGTVRRSLLANENDELPDGDALGAAVEAYLARENPAT; encoded by the coding sequence GTGTTTGAAAGGATTTCCGGCTCGCTGCTGGACCCCGATGCGCTCTACGCCAAGAACATTGGGCTGTTCCATAACCCTGAGCTCCGCGGGCTGAACCTGGTGATGGGCTTCACCGGTTTCGCCGACGCCGGCCACGTGGTCCGGCAGATCACGGACGAACTGCTGGACACGCTCGACTCCGAACGTGTTGCCGTGTTCGACGCCGACCAGTTGATGGATTACCGGTCCCGGCGCCCGCATGTGACCTTTGTTGAGGACCATCTGCAGGACTACCAGCCGCCCACCCTGGCCTTGTACAGGCTGGTTGACGGGCTGGGCAAGCCCTTCCTGTTCCTCGCCGGTTTTGAACCGGATCTGCAGTGGGAACGCTTTGCCCGTGCCGTGGTGCAGATCGTCGAGGCACTGGACGTCAACCTGGTGACCTGGATCCACTCGATTCCCATGCCCGTGCCCCACACCCGTCCCGTCGGAGTGACTGTGCACGGCAACCGGCCCGAACTCATTGAAGGCATCTCCTCCTGGAAGCCGACCGTGGAAGTGCCGGCCGCCGTCGGGCATGTCCTGGAACTCCGCCTGACCGACGCCGGCCGCAACGTTGCCGGGTACGTGATCCACGTGCCGCACTACCTGGCCGAGGCGGAGTACCCCACCGCCGCTGTGGCCGGACTGGAGTACCTGGGGGCCGCCACCTCGCTGATGCTGCCGACCGACAGGCTGCGCGAGTCCGGCCGTGAAGTGGGCCGGCAGATTGCAGAGCAGATCGAGGCCTCGGAGGAAGTCCAACAGGTGGTGGCCCGGCTCGAGGCCCGCTATGACGAAAAGGCCGAGGGCACGGTGCGCCGGTCCCTGCTCGCCAACGAGAACGACGAACTGCCCGACGGCGATGCCCTGGGCGCCGCTGTGGAGGCCTACCTCGCGCGGGAGAATCCCGCGACGTAA
- a CDS encoding MFS transporter: MTAPRAWLIWSIGIFSYLVAVTQRTSFGVVGLEATERFHASASAISFFTVLQLLVYAGLQIPVGVLVDRFGSRAMIAGGALLMGFGQLQLAFADSVPAGVLGRVLVGAGDAMTFISVIRLIPLWFAPARVPLLTQLTGMSGQLGQLLSVVPFAFILHAAGWTPAFLALAGFSGVAVVLVVLMLQDVPPGTPRQDAAKGLRATGVSLSRAWKQPGTRLGMWSHFTIQFSGTVFAMTWGYPFLISAQGLDAGTVASLMSLYVAGAIGAGPLIGRFVARHPLRRSTMVLLLVAATAAAWAAVLLYPGRSPLWLLAVLVVVLAIGGPGSMIGFDFARTFNPAHRIGTATGIVNVGGFFAALMAIYLIGAVLDILNSTGFSRGELYGLEPFRIALCVHFLILGVGSVAMLVVRRKVRRQMAAQGVVVPPLLQAMAQQRRARIARRKTPSRD, translated from the coding sequence GTGACTGCACCCCGCGCCTGGCTCATCTGGTCCATTGGCATCTTCTCGTACCTCGTGGCTGTGACGCAGCGTACGTCGTTCGGTGTGGTTGGGCTGGAGGCCACGGAGAGGTTCCATGCCAGTGCCTCGGCCATCTCCTTTTTCACGGTGCTGCAGCTGCTGGTGTACGCCGGACTTCAGATTCCGGTGGGCGTGCTGGTGGACAGGTTCGGCTCCCGCGCCATGATCGCCGGGGGCGCCCTGCTGATGGGTTTCGGCCAGCTGCAGCTGGCGTTTGCGGACAGCGTCCCGGCAGGTGTGCTGGGCCGGGTGCTCGTGGGTGCGGGCGACGCCATGACCTTCATCTCCGTCATCCGGCTGATTCCGCTGTGGTTCGCGCCAGCCCGGGTTCCGCTGCTGACCCAGCTGACCGGCATGTCCGGACAGCTCGGCCAGCTGCTGAGCGTGGTGCCGTTCGCCTTCATCCTGCACGCCGCCGGCTGGACCCCGGCGTTCCTTGCGCTGGCCGGATTCTCCGGTGTCGCCGTCGTGCTGGTGGTCCTGATGCTGCAGGATGTCCCGCCCGGCACGCCCAGGCAGGACGCAGCCAAGGGGCTGCGCGCCACTGGCGTTTCCCTGTCCCGTGCGTGGAAGCAGCCGGGGACGCGGCTGGGAATGTGGAGCCACTTCACGATCCAGTTCAGCGGTACCGTGTTCGCGATGACCTGGGGCTACCCGTTCCTGATTTCGGCGCAGGGGCTCGACGCCGGCACCGTCGCCTCGCTCATGTCCCTCTACGTGGCCGGCGCCATCGGGGCCGGGCCGCTGATCGGACGCTTTGTTGCGCGGCACCCCCTCCGGCGCTCCACCATGGTGCTCCTCCTCGTCGCTGCCACCGCGGCGGCCTGGGCAGCCGTGCTGCTGTATCCCGGCCGCTCACCGCTGTGGCTGCTGGCGGTCCTCGTCGTGGTGCTGGCCATCGGCGGCCCGGGTTCCATGATCGGCTTCGACTTCGCCCGCACCTTTAACCCGGCCCACCGGATCGGGACCGCCACGGGCATCGTCAACGTCGGCGGCTTCTTTGCAGCGCTCATGGCCATCTACCTGATCGGCGCCGTGCTGGACATCCTCAACTCGACGGGCTTTTCCCGCGGGGAGCTCTACGGCCTGGAGCCGTTCCGCATCGCGCTCTGCGTCCACTTCCTGATCCTCGGCGTTGGCTCCGTCGCCATGCTGGTGGTCCGGCGCAAGGTCCGCCGGCAGATGGCGGCGCAGGGCGTGGTGGTGCCTCCGCTGTTGCAGGCAATGGCCCAGCAGCGCAGGGCGCGGATTGCCCGCCGTAAGACTCCTTCCCGCGACTAG
- a CDS encoding DUF4192 family protein, whose protein sequence is MTAPEHLIISGPEDILGYIPHSLGYWPSQSLVAMTMQGKRLGATLRVDLPEGGGRRGREAFARTVAEYLLADKEADGTLLVFFADGGYSDSLNDDGLYDDGLNDDGREGAAALSFRPLLADLECALGLAGMPVRDAWRVGGEYWRNVYCTDSSCCPPPGRPIAEIRDSRLNAEMVYLGSSVGVPPGTPSPGAADTPAADNAVVMAAEREWTLALAGKGTLRAQFDAVLDAWAAALEAVSPEAVPGGGVPGGSALLAARSLSGLPDGLEPELAGFLRASLRVPAWRDAVLVMAAAGRAAAAAGAEAFGIFSAGERLPVSYPPLPERHVSPSCSEQGQAPINPNLLPVSGCDADALPGYGEVLLGLSPPVPDWDTLNRLEGLMEELSCGGGEAQAAALTAAGWIEWCRGRGSFAHASLTRALEASPGYRLAELLSEVVRRGTICGWAGRREAAWQKFGSDAA, encoded by the coding sequence ATGACAGCACCCGAGCATCTCATTATCAGCGGACCCGAAGACATCCTCGGCTACATCCCGCACAGTCTTGGCTACTGGCCGTCGCAGAGCCTCGTAGCCATGACCATGCAGGGCAAGCGCCTCGGAGCGACACTTCGGGTAGACCTCCCGGAGGGCGGCGGACGCCGCGGCCGGGAGGCATTCGCCAGGACCGTGGCGGAGTACCTTCTGGCAGACAAGGAAGCCGACGGCACGCTGCTGGTCTTCTTTGCCGATGGCGGTTATAGCGACAGCCTCAACGACGACGGCCTTTATGACGACGGCCTTAACGATGACGGCAGAGAGGGTGCCGCGGCGTTGTCCTTTCGGCCCTTACTCGCCGATCTGGAATGCGCGCTCGGCCTGGCCGGCATGCCGGTGCGGGATGCCTGGCGCGTCGGCGGCGAGTACTGGCGCAACGTTTACTGCACTGACAGCAGCTGCTGCCCGCCGCCAGGGCGGCCCATCGCCGAGATCCGGGACAGCAGGCTCAATGCCGAAATGGTGTATCTGGGCAGCAGCGTCGGCGTTCCTCCCGGTACTCCTTCGCCCGGCGCCGCGGACACTCCGGCAGCGGATAATGCGGTTGTCATGGCAGCTGAACGCGAGTGGACTCTGGCCTTGGCCGGTAAGGGGACTCTTCGGGCGCAGTTCGACGCGGTCCTCGATGCCTGGGCAGCTGCACTGGAAGCCGTTTCGCCTGAGGCTGTACCGGGGGGAGGCGTCCCCGGGGGATCGGCGCTGCTTGCGGCCCGTTCGCTCTCGGGCCTTCCTGACGGCCTTGAACCTGAACTCGCCGGCTTCCTGCGCGCGTCCCTCCGTGTTCCAGCCTGGCGCGACGCGGTCCTCGTGATGGCCGCCGCAGGGCGCGCCGCAGCGGCCGCAGGTGCGGAAGCCTTTGGGATTTTCTCCGCGGGGGAGCGATTGCCCGTGTCCTACCCGCCGCTGCCTGAACGGCATGTGTCCCCGAGCTGTTCTGAACAAGGGCAGGCACCAATCAACCCCAACCTCCTGCCGGTCTCCGGCTGCGACGCCGATGCGCTGCCCGGCTATGGCGAAGTCCTGTTGGGCCTGAGTCCACCGGTGCCGGACTGGGACACGCTGAACCGCCTGGAAGGCCTGATGGAGGAGCTCTCGTGCGGCGGGGGTGAGGCGCAGGCCGCGGCGCTAACGGCGGCTGGCTGGATCGAATGGTGCCGCGGGAGGGGCTCCTTCGCGCACGCATCATTGACCCGGGCCCTCGAAGCCAGCCCGGGGTACCGGTTGGCCGAGCTGCTGTCCGAGGTGGTCCGGCGTGGAACGATCTGCGGGTGGGCGGGGCGCCGTGAAGCCGCATGGCAGAAATTCGGATCGGACGCTGCGTAG
- a CDS encoding RNA polymerase sigma factor translates to MTPSSAKKEPAALAVETAEEKPAASSAKRGATRAAGKPEPKKRGPKPGAKAAAEAAGSRSTDDDAEVEEDLDDAQPDTADLVDEPDEAGKEAAAPTGSGFVYSDADDDDAPVQQVMSAGATADPVKDYLKQIGKVALLNAEQEVDLALRIEAGLFAEEKIAADDGSMDPKYKRELEFIIHDGKRAKNHLLEANLRLVVSLAKRYTGRGMLFLDLIQEGNLGLIRAVEKFDYTKGFKFSTYATWWIRQAITRAMADQARTIRIPVHMVEVINKLARVQRQMLQDLGREPTPEELALELDMTPEKVVEVQKYGREPISLHTPLGEDGDSEFGDLIEDSEAVVPADAVSFTLLQEQLHSVLDTLSEREAGVVAMRFGLTDGQPKTLDEIGKVYGVTRERIRQIESKTMSKLRHPSRSQVLRDYLD, encoded by the coding sequence GTGACCCCGTCTTCCGCGAAGAAGGAACCCGCCGCCCTGGCCGTTGAAACTGCCGAGGAGAAGCCGGCGGCATCCAGCGCCAAGCGTGGCGCCACCCGTGCCGCTGGGAAGCCCGAGCCCAAGAAGCGCGGACCCAAGCCCGGAGCCAAGGCTGCGGCCGAAGCTGCCGGAAGCCGCTCAACCGATGACGACGCTGAAGTCGAGGAGGACCTCGACGACGCGCAGCCCGACACCGCTGATCTGGTCGATGAACCCGACGAGGCCGGCAAGGAAGCCGCAGCGCCTACGGGTTCGGGATTCGTTTACTCTGACGCCGATGACGACGACGCACCTGTCCAGCAGGTCATGTCGGCAGGCGCCACCGCCGACCCCGTCAAGGACTACCTGAAGCAGATCGGCAAGGTAGCCCTCCTGAACGCCGAACAGGAAGTTGACCTCGCGCTCCGCATTGAGGCCGGCCTGTTCGCCGAAGAGAAGATCGCCGCCGACGACGGCTCCATGGACCCGAAGTACAAGCGCGAGCTTGAGTTCATCATCCATGACGGCAAGCGCGCCAAGAACCACCTTCTCGAGGCCAACCTCCGCCTCGTGGTGTCACTGGCCAAGCGCTACACCGGTCGCGGCATGCTGTTCCTGGACCTCATCCAGGAAGGCAACCTCGGCCTTATCCGTGCCGTCGAGAAGTTCGACTACACCAAGGGCTTCAAGTTCTCCACCTACGCCACTTGGTGGATCCGCCAGGCCATCACCCGCGCCATGGCGGACCAGGCCCGCACCATCCGTATTCCGGTGCACATGGTGGAAGTCATCAACAAGCTGGCTCGTGTCCAGCGCCAGATGCTGCAGGACCTGGGCCGCGAACCCACGCCCGAAGAGCTGGCGCTCGAGCTCGACATGACCCCCGAGAAGGTCGTCGAGGTCCAGAAGTACGGCCGCGAGCCTATTTCGCTGCACACCCCGCTTGGCGAGGACGGCGACTCCGAGTTCGGCGACCTGATCGAGGACTCCGAAGCCGTGGTACCGGCCGACGCCGTGAGCTTCACCCTGCTGCAGGAACAGCTGCACTCCGTGCTGGACACCCTGTCCGAGCGCGAAGCCGGTGTTGTGGCCATGCGGTTCGGCCTCACGGATGGCCAGCCGAAGACTTTAGACGAAATCGGCAAGGTCTACGGCGTTACCCGTGAGCGCATCCGTCAGATCGAATCCAAGACCATGTCCAAGCTCCGCCACCCGTCCCGGTCGCAGGTCCTTCGGGACTACCTGGACTAG